Sequence from the Fusarium oxysporum Fo47 chromosome VI, complete sequence genome:
ctttctcttcttgttcacATCCTTGGTCGGCACCTGGGTAAGCAAAGCATTGCCTTCGCCAAAAGCAGGTGCAGAACCAATGGTAATGGAGGTAGCCTGAGCATCACTTGTCGAACCGGTACGGCCCTCCTCACTCGTCTTGCCACCTTCGGCAGAGTAGCGGCCCTCGTTGGGATGCTCCTGAATACTAGATGGCGCGCCACTCAGGGCGAGGGTCGTCGAAGAGAGTCCTCTATACAGAAAGTTTGGAGCCGGACGACTCTCAAGCGCGATGAGAGAGACTGAGGTACCGGCGCTGGCGGGCTGCGGGAGAGTCGATAGCGGGTTCGGGTTCGGGACGGTGGCTTCGGAAGGATGGGGCGGAGGTGTCGCAAGATGTAAGTCTTCTTTAAGTGTATACGTTCCTAATGGGTTTCACTACGTAAGTCAAGATGCCACGAGAGCATAGAGCGTGATTGTCTACCTTCTCCAACCAGGAATTGCCATTCGGGACCCGTCGGATTCGATAATGTATTGTTTGTCTCTATCATGGGAACAGGGTGTATACCACCGGCGCCATAAGGCCCCATGGTGGGATATCGTGGTGGGGGAGGTAGCACACTGGAATTCCATGGTGTCAGTTTGTGTCAGGCGTAGAGCAACCGATGCGCAAACGCCGGCGCATGAGGAAATTGTGCGCAATAGGGGGAGAGAGTGGACGTACAACATGATGGCGGTTTAAAGAATTCTTGTATATTTCCAATGAGCTCTACAATTGACAGATCGAATGAAGGTATCGCGATATTTAGTCGCTATTAGatggaggtggaggtggaggcgAAGGCGGAGGAGGGCTGAATGGCGAGAGGCACAGCAGTCGACGTTCGGAATTGGAAGGTGCTATACGTCACTGAAAAGCGAGTGATGACCCTGAAACAGCAAGACTCGGTGAGTTCTATAACTAGCGATAGATGGACTCGTCGGTACCGCAGTaagttgaagaggttgaCTTGTGAGGCTGGGAGAATATAGCCGAGGACtggttgagatgagaggatTGGGTTTGGATCAACGGACTCGAAAGCCGCAGGCGCAACTGCAGACGATAGTGTGGGGTAAACTGGGGAAAACGCTATCCATTGCAACGGCCAGGGTTCCAGATAATGGAGGGCTAAATGTAAGATAGGTACCTACCATTGGATGTGACTTAAATATTTGGACATTTAGCCATCATACAGGCTGGCGGAACACACACTTCTTCTGTCACTAGTATTTCACTATGCGCGCTTTTCGATGAATCAACTTGAATGTCCCGAGTTTCCGGATTGGTGCCAGGGGTTCTGCATGGCGCAACGGTTCCCGTTCAGCGTCAAAGTACAGTAACATCTTTGATACTGTCGGTTGGCCTTCAGAGGCCCCATACAAACTGTGTTGATGTTTCCAAGCCTTTACTAGCACCAGTATAAACGTATTCAGATCTGTTGGGAATTGTCATGGCACGAGAAGCATTAATCGCGCCACTCTATTATCCAGCGAATCCTTCGATCGGCTGAACATCAATTTGGATGTTCTGAATGAGACATATCACAGACGGGTCAGTGAGAAATATCCAGTCGATTGCATCTTTGTCTAGTTTACCACCAGTGTTAGACTCACCCTATCACATTAAAAGAAGGGTTTTGCTCATTTCTTACTCAAATGGTTCATCTTAGCTAGATGTTCGACCAATATTACTCTACTCGAACCGAGCACCTACCTAGCAGGTCGGGCGTCAAGTGATGGATGAGTTGTACAGGAACCGAGAATAGGCGCCAACTTCCAGGCGGTATCAGCCTACCATCATCTCCCAGGACCTGGCCTGTGGGGTCATTCATTCCCTGAAAGCTCAGGCTCGTACGGTGGCGGCGGTTCATGACAACACACTCACTGAAAGCGGGACGCATCTTTAATTGATCGTCCCTCAAACCACCCAATCCTTGCTCGTCGCGTCACTTCTTTGTCTGCCATCAAACTCCAATTTTAGGTCTGGCACTTGGTTTGAATTAGCTGCATATTGACTGCTGTACCTATTTTATTCCCTTCTCTGCATTGATCTGCTGTGCTTTGCTCTGCACCGCTCTttctgtcttgtcttgtctcgtccTGTTTCTCATATAAAACTGAGACATGGCCTTCTCTGCAGATCTTCTCTGCAAGACTCTTTCTTTCGTGGCACTATCCAACTTTGATTGTCCCTTGAGCATCTCCAAATAATCGCCATATCCTCCAATTTGACCAATTCAACTGCTGTCGCCTCCGCTGTTGCCGCCGCTACCATTGATTCATTCCCCACGATCGACCGACCGAACCCACGATATCAGCAGACCACCGTTCCGTTCCCTCTTGGGCATGGAACCTTAATGACGACATACTTTCACCAAAGACTCCGATAATACCTCCATCATGGCCGCCGGTACGAACAACCTCCAACTAACTTAGCTCCAACTCCACTGCGAGCTCTTCAATCCAACAACTGTCTATAGCCATCACTACCTTGCTCAAATGACTAACCTTCCTTGCGCAGTGCGCATCTGCGTCTGCGGTGATGAAAGCACCGGCAAATCGAGCCTCATCGCTTCTCTCGTCAAAGATCAATTTGTCAACAACAAAATCCAGCCCGTCCTTCCTCAAATCACTATTCCTCCTAGTATTGGTACTCCCGAGAATGTCTCAACAACGATCGTCGATACCTCAGCTCGCCCGCAAGACCGAACTACATTGCGCAAAGAGATCCGAAAGTGCAAtgtcatcctcctcgtctaTGCCGATCATTACAGCTACGAAAGAGTAGCACTGTTCTGGATGCCATATTTCCGATCCCTCGGTGTCAACGTCCCCGTCGTATTATGTGCCAACAAATCCGATCTGGCTGGTCAGGGTACCACACCTCAGGTAGTCGAGGAGGAATTGTTACCTGTGATGGCCGAATTCCGCGAAATCGATTCTTGCATCCGCACCAGCGCCCGAGACCATCGAAACGTAAACGAAGTCTTTTTCCTTTGTCAAAAGGCTGTAACTCATCCGATTGCCCCTCTATTTGACTACAAGGAGGGGCATCTCAAGCCTCTGTGCGTTGATGCGCTGAGGCGCATATTCTATCTTTGCGACAAAGATCAGGACGGATATCTCAATGAACAAGAAATGAGAGACTTCCAAGCACGCTGCTTCGATAAACCTCTAACAGCGGACGATCTAGACAATATCAAACTCAGTATCTCGAAATCGTTGCCCACGTCCGATCTAGAAAAAGGCATTGACCTGCCAGGATTCCTGCAattaaataagctttatgCTGAGAAGGGTCGCCATGAGACTATCTGGATTATCCTTCGAAAATATCACTACACTGATAGTCTCAGTCTCGAGGACAAGTTTATTCGACCCAAGTTCGATGTTCCAGAGTACTCGTCGGCCGAGTTGAGTCCTGCTGGTTATAGATTCTTTGTGGATTTGTTCTTGCTATTTGACAAGGACAATGATGGTGGTCTCAATGATCAAGAGCTCGAGGCTCTGTTTGCCCCAGCTCCAGGGCTTCCCAGTTCCTGGACCGACTCGTCGTTCCCCTCCTCGACTGTAAGGAATGAAGCTGGGCATGTCACTTTACAGGGCTGGCTGGCTCAATGGAGTATGACAACATTTATCGAACCCAAGACAACTATTGAATATCTTGCATATCTTGGGTTTGAGCCTCCGAATCCCAAGGAACCCATCACCGCGGCACTCAAGATAACCAAGCCTCGTaagagaagaagacgtcCTGGTCGGGTTGAGCGTAACGTGGTCCTCTGCTACGTTCTTGGTGCATCAGGAGCAGGCAAATCCGCTCTCCTCGACTCATTCCTCAACCGCCCGTTTGATGGTCTTTACCATCCGACCATCAAGCCACGCCGCGCTGTCAACAGTGTCGAGCTGCCTGGCGGAAAGCAAGTGTATCTCATTctggaagagcttggagagcTGGAGCCTGCAATCCTTGACAACCCGGCCAAATTAGATGCTTGCGATCTTATTTGCTACGCCTATGACTCGTCTGACCCCGACTCGTTCTCGCATATCGTTGATCTGCGGAACAAATACACGCACCTTGATGAGCTCCCCTCAATTTATACTGCTCTCAAGGCCGATAAAGACAAGACCAACCAACGCTGCGAGCTTCAGCCAGATCAATATACTGCCTCACTCAATATGAGCCTGCCGTTACATGTGAGTGTCACCTGGGGTAGCATCAGTGAGCTTTTTGTAGCTTTTGCAGATGCCGCTACAAATCCTAGTACAGCTTTCCCCAGGAGCAATGAGGAGGGGCCTGATCGGACCAGTTTGTACATTGCGTTGGGCGCCACGGCCTGCGCAGGCGTTGCTGCTCTGACGATATGGCGGCGAGCAACGAATGCTCTTTAATGAGTGTCACAGTTGAGTA
This genomic interval carries:
- a CDS encoding EF hand associated-domain-containing protein, producing the protein MAAVRICVCGDESTGKSSLIASLVKDQFVNNKIQPVLPQITIPPSIGTPENVSTTIVDTSARPQDRTTLRKEIRKCNVILLVYADHYSYERVALFWMPYFRSLGVNVPVVLCANKSDLAGQGTTPQVVEEELLPVMAEFREIDSCIRTSARDHRNVNEVFFLCQKAVTHPIAPLFDYKEGHLKPLCVDALRRIFYLCDKDQDGYLNEQEMRDFQARCFDKPLTADDLDNIKLSISKSLPTSDLEKGIDLPGFLQLNKLYAEKGRHETIWIILRKYHYTDSLSLEDKFIRPKFDVPEYSSAELSPAGYRFFVDLFLLFDKDNDGGLNDQELEALFAPAPGLPSSWTDSSFPSSTVRNEAGHVTLQGWLAQWSMTTFIEPKTTIEYLAYLGFEPPNPKEPITAALKITKPRKRRRRPGRVERNVVLCYVLGASGAGKSALLDSFLNRPFDGLYHPTIKPRRAVNSVELPGGKQVYLILEELGELEPAILDNPAKLDACDLICYAYDSSDPDSFSHIVDLRNKYTHLDELPSIYTALKADKDKTNQRCELQPDQYTASLNMSLPLHVSVTWGSISELFVAFADAATNPSTAFPRSNEEGPDRTSLYIALGATACAGVAALTIWRRATNAL